One window from the genome of Carnobacteriaceae bacterium zg-84 encodes:
- a CDS encoding ATP-binding cassette domain-containing protein, which produces MSFIEINHIEKTFYSNAGDYKALQDITLHIEEGDFITVVGGNGAGKSTFLNALAGSFDIDKGDIKINDTSITTLSEYERAKYISRVFQNALHGTAPRMTVCENMALAYRKDQKRRLKKGITPEEKSLFIEQLASLELGLETRLNTEMGLLSGGQRQAIALLMATLKKPSLLLLDEHTSALDPKMQQMVMKLTQQKIKENHMTALMITHNINDALTYGNRLIVLKNGQIIKDVKQEEKNKLTVTDIYALYD; this is translated from the coding sequence ATGTCATTTATTGAAATCAATCATATCGAAAAAACATTTTACTCTAATGCTGGCGATTATAAAGCGTTGCAAGACATTACATTGCATATAGAAGAGGGCGACTTTATCACCGTTGTTGGAGGAAATGGAGCAGGTAAATCAACTTTTTTAAACGCTCTTGCAGGTAGTTTTGACATTGACAAAGGTGACATAAAAATTAACGATACGTCCATTACAACCTTATCTGAATATGAACGTGCAAAATATATCAGTCGTGTATTTCAAAATGCGTTACACGGAACAGCACCACGTATGACGGTTTGCGAAAATATGGCATTGGCATATCGAAAAGATCAAAAAAGACGCTTGAAAAAAGGGATCACACCCGAAGAAAAATCTTTATTTATTGAACAATTAGCATCTTTAGAATTAGGGCTAGAAACACGCCTAAACACCGAAATGGGACTACTGTCGGGAGGACAACGCCAAGCCATAGCCTTACTCATGGCAACATTAAAAAAACCATCTTTATTATTACTAGATGAACATACATCTGCATTAGACCCAAAAATGCAACAAATGGTGATGAAACTCACACAACAAAAAATCAAAGAAAATCACATGACAGCTCTCATGATTACGCACAACATAAACGATGCCTTAACTTATGGAAATCGTTTAATTGTGCTAAAAAATGGGCAAATCATCAAAGACGTTAAACAAGAAGAAAAAAATAAACTCACTGTAACAGATATTTACGCGTTGTATGATTAG